The genomic region TCCGATTGCCGAATTCGCTTATGATCTGAATGGGAACCTCACGAGTCGAACCACCGCCGCGGGAACCACCGCGATGGAATACGACTACGAGAACCGGCTTGTCCGGATCACGTACCCGAGTAACAGCGGAACCACGGAATTCGTGTACGACGCATTGGGACGGAGACTGAAGACCACCGAGAAGGACGGACTCGGCCAGATAACCGGCGAGATGCATTATGCGTACGACGGGCTCGATCTTATCGCCGAGCTTGACGCCAGCGATTCACTGATTGCCGGCTTCACGCACGGGCCGGAAATTGATGATCCGCTGATCGCGCGGTATGATGGCGCTGATTACCTGTATCTGAAGAATCATCAGGGGAGCGTAACCGAGCTGATCACCTTCAACGGCGCGATTGCCAAAAGCTACCGGTACGATGCCTTCGGCAACATCAAGCAGGAGACCACGCGCCGCGCGTGGCTTCACCTACACCTCGCGCGAGCGCCATGCCCGCTCCGGCCTCTACTACTACCGCGCCCGCTGGTACTCGCCCGACCTGGGCCGCTTCATCACCACCGACCCCATCGGTTATCTCGGGGGCGTGAATTTGTATGCGTACGTGGAAAATGATCCGGTGAATTGGAATGATCCGTTAGGACTTTCCGGAATCGCGAGATTAACTCCCGGTACTGGAGGATTAGTGGCTCCGGCGGCTCCCCCAGGTGTCAATGTCGAGGAAAACCTAATCGAAGCAGGAAGCAACGGAATCTCCTTTTGGATTAATCACGTCAAGAAAGGGGGAAAATGGGATTATAAACAGTTAGGCTTTGAGAAATATGAAAATTTCGGTAACTATAACTATGGATTTACAGGAAAACAATTTTGGCCAGAAGGTTTATTGCTCAGAGCTGCTGGCTTTGTCCAGGAAGAGAGCGATCCTGCGTGGGGGCACTGGTGGGGAGGACCTCCTTACGGTGATGATCCCAAGGATCAATTATATATTCAACTAGGTATAATCGACTATGAGAGAAGAAAAAATTGTCCCGAAGGCGATAAAGAAGAGGATTAAAGTTTGAAGCACAAGATAATTTACACCGCACTGGCTGCTCTTGTCCTTGCTGGGTTTTTGATCTTTATGTTTCTCGCAGGCATTTTACATGCACCCGTGCGAGTAGAAGAGATCGAGCGAGTTTCCTCCCCAGACATAGCGCCGCATATGATTGTTGACGCCGTAATAACGCAATCAGATGCGGGCGCGACGACTTCTTTTGTTTATCACGTTTTCCTAGTGCCTAAGGGGCATGTGCCGGAGAAAGAAGATGAAGTTTTCACGGCTGACAAAGTCCGGGATTTAAGAGTAACATGGAGGGAACCACGATTTCTGGAGATACGGTACGAACGGGCTAGGATATTTTATTTTAGAAATTTTTGGACAAGGAAAAAGATGTTAAGTTACGTGGTTGAGATACGATTGGTTCCTCAAAATGAATCATTTTCATTAGGCTATCCCTGAACTTGAAAGAAAACAATACCTTAAGTCCTACATCCAGTTAACTGAAAATGAGACATTCGATTTCTTTCGTAGCTTAATAAGCTCCACTCTTGAGTAAGAGCGAGAATTATCCGCACAATTGGAAGCGGCAATCTACTTCACAAAGATTACACGAAATCTATATATCGTTTTTGGATACATCCCTTAGGCATTGACGACCCGCTGATCGCGCGGTATGATGGCGCCGATTACCTGTATCTGAAGAATCATCAGGGGAGCGTCACCGAGCTGATCACCTTCAACGGCGCGATTATGAAAAGCTACCGCTACGATGCCTTCGGCAACATCAAGCAGGAGACCGGGCCGACCACGCGCCGCGCGTGGCTTCACCTACACCTCGCGTGAGCGACATCCCCGCTCCGGCCTCTATTACTACCGCCCCGGGTGCTGAGTCACCTCATTCCTCACTCCCCTATTTCAGACAATATCGACCGCCACTATTGACCACCTCTTATGCAAGACATATAATAAGGCGTCTCACTACCGGAACGATGCGGCTCATTTTAGCAAGACCGAGAGGAGGCCAGACCCATGGCGTTAAGAACTGCGGAGCAATATCGACAGAGTCTAAGGGACGGGCGGCGGGTGTTCATCCTCGGCGAGAAGGTCGAGGACGTAACCAAGCACCGGCTTCTCAAGATAGCGACCGAGACGGTCGCACAGGATTTTGTCCTGACCGAGAGCGAGGACCCGGAGGTCAGGAACCTGTTTGTCGCAAAGGATGAGGAGACCGGCGAGGATATCAGCCGCTTCTTCACGACCCCCAAGGGATTTGACGATCTCGAGAAGCGCAGCCAGATGATCGCGCAGTCGATCCGGCTGACGGGGGGATTGCCGTTCGGAAAAGACGTCGGCACCGACTGCCTCAATGCGGTCATGACGGTCGCCGACCAGATGGGCAAAGAGGAGTACAAGGAGAACGCGAAGAATTATCTTCGCCATCTGAAGAAGAACGATCTCGCGATGTGCGGAGCGATCACCGATGCGAAGGGAGACCGCAGCAAACCGCCGACAAAGCAGAAACATCCCGACTATTACACGCATGTGGTCGAAAAGAAGAAGGACGGCATCGTCGTTTCCGGCTGCAAGTTGCACATTACAAGCGCGCCGGTCGCAAACGAAATCATTGTCACGCCTACCCGCCAGATGCGCGAGGACGAGGCAGATTATGCTCTTGCTTTCGCCATTCCCGCAAACGCTGAAGGCGTCACCATGATTTGCCGGCCCGGTCGCGCCGAGCGCAGCCCGCTGGAGTTTCCGTCCGACGTTCCCGTGCGCGGCCTCTCCGAGGCGATGATCGTGTTCGACAAGGTTTTTGTGCCGTGGGAGCGCGTCTTCATGTGCGGCGAATGGCAGTTCTCGATGCTGCTCGCGTACACGTTCGCCACGTTCCACCGGTTCACCGCGATCAGCTACAAGATTCCGATTGTGGAACTGATGGCCGGCGTCGGCATCGCCATGGCCGAGGCAAACGGAATAGAGCGCGTGGGCCATATCCGCGGGAAGCTCTCCGAGCTGGCCGCCTACGTCGAGACTTTGAAGGCGCTCACCAAGGCGGCCGCAAAAGACCCGGTCATGCATGGCGACATCGCGGTGCCGAACCCGCTGATTTGCAACATGGCGAAACTGCATTTCGCATCGAATTATCATCACGTCATCAAGCTGATCCAGGATATCAGCGGCGGCATCATCACGACCGCGCCGACCTATAAGGATTGGACGAATCCTGAGATTCACGAGTACCTGGAGCACTATCTGGGCGGCTCAGAAAAATTCACGACCGAGCAGCGGCTGCGGTTGATCGAGCTTGCGCATCGAATGGTCGCGTCCGCCGAGCACGGGCACATGGAAGTCACCACGGTCCATGCCGAAGGCTCAATGGAAGCCCAGAAAATGATGATTCTGTACGAGTCGCCGCTGGCGGAGTACTCGGCAATGGCAAAGCGCGCGGCGGGCATCGAGGGGTAGATTTCAGACTCGAACCTTGACATTCAGATTCTCAAGGCGCCGTAGCGTTTGCTCCCCGATTGCTCTTTGTTTCGCGAGGCAACAAGGGGTTGATGTTGTGAGACAAAGATGATATTCGGCTTTGAATTGACCGTCATCAGCATAATGCTGGTGTTTAACGCCATATTCGCGGCTTACGAGATGGCGCTTGCATCCGTGTCGCGGTCGCGCTTGACGGCTCTCCTTCAGGAGAAAAGGAAAGGCGCCCGTGCGGCCGTCTTCATGAAAGACCGCCTGGAGGCAAGCCTGGCCGTTGTTCAGGTCGGGATCACTCTGGCCGGAGTCATCGCGGCTGCAGCGGGAGGGGCAGGCGTTGAGGAAGTGCTGGCTCCTTATCTGGAGCGTACTCTCGATGTCTCCGAACGCTTGGCCGAGATACTGGCGCTTGCATGCCTCGCAATCCCATTAAGCAGCTTCACGATTGTCTTTGCCGAACTTGTTCCGAAAGTTTTTGCTCTCCAGAATAAAGAACTCGTGTGCCTGAAGCTTTCCCCATTCATGAAAGTCTTCTGGCTCATTTTTTATCCCGTCATTTTCGTCTTTGAGTTCGTCGTAAAGAAAGTCGCCAGCTTGGGTTCTCCGGCGTTGAAAAGCCAGCGAGAGATGAGGGAACACGGTCTTCATGAAATCAGGGCGGCCGTCACCCTGGCGCGCAGTCTGAGCCTTATCGGCGCACGCGAGGAAAAAATCGTCCTGTCGGCGGCCCAGCTCTCGATGCGTCCGGTCTCGAATGCGGCAATCCCGGCTTCGGAGATATCCATGCTCGCTTTAACCTCCACGTTGAACGAGGCATTTATTAAAGCGCATCTCGACATGCACACGCGTTTTCCCGTGTCTGAAGCGGAAGACGACCCTCAGACCATAGTCGGTTATGTAAATTTCAAGGATATCGCCAATGCAATAAGGATGAACCCTTCGGATCCCACCGTCCGCGGAATCGCGCGGCCTATTGCAAGATTCAATGAGAATGTGCCTCTCTCACAGGCGCTCGAACATCTGATTCGCGAAAAAAATCATATCGCTCTTGTTGTGTCAAACGAGAATAAAGTCACCGGTCTCGTCACTCTCGAGGACATCATGGAGGAACTGGTGGGTGAAATTGAGGATGAATATGACCGGATGCCCTCCTACATTCATCCCTACAGTTCCGGTCTCATCGCGGGAGGCGGCGCTTCGATGGACGCGATTATGGACAAGCTTGGCAAACAGCCGCAACCGGTCCCTCAAGTAAAGCGCAGCCCGAATCTGCACGAATGGTGCGTGCAGAAACTCGAGCGCCTGCCGAAAGGCGGAGACGTCATTGAAGGCGAGGGTCTCAGGGTTTCAGTTCGAAAGATGCGCCGCAGAAAGGTATCTGAAGCGACTGTGAACCAGATCGATTGAAGTGAATTCGGTCAGCCCTTGAAACGCCTTATCCCACCCCACTTGCGCTCTTCTCATTTCTCAATTCTGCGATGTCGCGACAAATCCTCCCCGTTGACCCCATACATTTTCCCACTTTGAATGCATAATTAAGCATGGTGCGAAGAGCGAAGATCGTGATTATCGGCGCGGGCGCGGTCGGTTCGACGTTCGCCTACACCTTGGTGCGAGTCGGCCTGTTCGGCGAGATCGTTTTGGTTGACGCGAATCGAGAGCGCGCCGAGGGCGAAGCGATGGACCTTAATCACGGCCTGTTCTTCGCCCCGCACGTCGAGATTCGATCCGGCGATTACGCCGACTGCGCCGATGCCGCAATTGTCGCGATCACGGCCGGAGCGAAGCAGAAGCCGG from Candidatus Abyssobacteria bacterium SURF_5 harbors:
- a CDS encoding 4-hydroxybutyryl-CoA dehydratase, which encodes MALRTAEQYRQSLRDGRRVFILGEKVEDVTKHRLLKIATETVAQDFVLTESEDPEVRNLFVAKDEETGEDISRFFTTPKGFDDLEKRSQMIAQSIRLTGGLPFGKDVGTDCLNAVMTVADQMGKEEYKENAKNYLRHLKKNDLAMCGAITDAKGDRSKPPTKQKHPDYYTHVVEKKKDGIVVSGCKLHITSAPVANEIIVTPTRQMREDEADYALAFAIPANAEGVTMICRPGRAERSPLEFPSDVPVRGLSEAMIVFDKVFVPWERVFMCGEWQFSMLLAYTFATFHRFTAISYKIPIVELMAGVGIAMAEANGIERVGHIRGKLSELAAYVETLKALTKAAAKDPVMHGDIAVPNPLICNMAKLHFASNYHHVIKLIQDISGGIITTAPTYKDWTNPEIHEYLEHYLGGSEKFTTEQRLRLIELAHRMVASAEHGHMEVTTVHAEGSMEAQKMMILYESPLAEYSAMAKRAAGIEG
- a CDS encoding HlyC/CorC family transporter, giving the protein MIFGFELTVISIMLVFNAIFAAYEMALASVSRSRLTALLQEKRKGARAAVFMKDRLEASLAVVQVGITLAGVIAAAAGGAGVEEVLAPYLERTLDVSERLAEILALACLAIPLSSFTIVFAELVPKVFALQNKELVCLKLSPFMKVFWLIFYPVIFVFEFVVKKVASLGSPALKSQREMREHGLHEIRAAVTLARSLSLIGAREEKIVLSAAQLSMRPVSNAAIPASEISMLALTSTLNEAFIKAHLDMHTRFPVSEAEDDPQTIVGYVNFKDIANAIRMNPSDPTVRGIARPIARFNENVPLSQALEHLIREKNHIALVVSNENKVTGLVTLEDIMEELVGEIEDEYDRMPSYIHPYSSGLIAGGGASMDAIMDKLGKQPQPVPQVKRSPNLHEWCVQKLERLPKGGDVIEGEGLRVSVRKMRRRKVSEATVNQID